GGCCGTCGCCGAAGTGATCATCGCGGAGACCGGCGGCGACATGGCCCGGTTCACCACCGCCAAACACCTCGCGTCCTGGGCCGGGGTCTGCCCCGGCCACCAGGAGTCCGCCGGCCGCACCAAGAACACCAAGGTCCGCCCCGGCAACCCGTACCTCAAAGGAGCCCTCGGCCTCGCGGCGTTCGGAGCGGTGAGAACCAACAACACCTACCTGCAAGCCCGTTACAAGCGGCTGACCGCCCGGCGCGGCCCACTCAGGGCCCTGGTCGCCGTCGAGCACTCGATCATCACCGCGATCTGGCACATGCTCACCGACAACGTCCCCTACCACGAGCTCGGCGGCACCTACTTCGCCCAGCGCGACCCCGAACGCGCCACCCGCCGCGCGATCACCGCACTCAACCAGCTCGGCTACACCGTCACCCTCAACCCGATCGAGGGCGCAGCCTGACACCCAGAACCCGGACACCCGGCGACCACCACGGCCACCGGGCACCCAGACCTGCCCACCACCACCCTGACCCGCACCTATTTACGCGTCAGAGATAGGTTCCTTTATGGCTGTCTCCCTAAGACACCGGGGGAGGCACGAATGCCCGCAGCTGACGCGGAGCGGCTGCCCGCAGCTGGGCGGAAGCGGCTGCCCGCAGCTGGCTGGGGGGGACGGCGTGCCCGCAGCCGCAGTTGCTACGCCGTCGCCGGCCGCGACCCGGACCCCGTCCCCGACCCGGGCCCTCGCCCCGACTCCGCCCCCGACCCCGACCCCGACCCCGACCGAGCCATCGAAGCCGTCGCCGATGAAGCCGCTGCCGTCAGGGGGCGGGCGATGTCCTCCAGGGAGCGGCGTTCCGCTCGTACCGCCAGTGCCGCTGCCACCAGGCCTGCCAGGCACATCAGGGCCGCGCCGATCTGGAAGGCCAGGACCGTGTCGCCGACCTTGCCCGTGCCGGTGAGGTCGGCGAAGAGCAGGGGGCCGCTGATGCCGCCGGCGGCGGTGCCGAGGGCGTAGAAGAAGGCGATGGACATCGCGCGGGTCTCCATCGGGAAGACCTCGGAGACCGTCAGGTAGGCGCTGGAGGCGCCGGCCGAGGCGAAGAACAGCACCGCGCACCAGCAGGCCGTCAGCGTGCCCGCGCTCAGCGCGCCCTGGTCGAAGAGCCAGGCTGTGCCGAAGAGCAGCAGACCGGAGATGAGGTAGGTGGACGAGATCATCACCCGGCGGCCGACCGTGTCGAAGAGCCTGCCCAGCAGCAGCGGGCCGCAGAAGTTGCCGACCGCGATGACCGCGAAGTAGTAGCCGGTGTCGCCGGACGGGACGTCGAAGAACGTCGTCAGGATCGCGCCGAAGCCGAAGGTGATCGCGTTGTAGAGGAAGGCCTGGCCGATGAAGAGGGCGAAGCCGAGGATCGCGCGCCTGCGGTAGCGGGAGAAGACCGTACGGCCGATCTCCAGGAAGGTGACGCTGCGGCGTTGGTGGATCGTGATCTCGCCCTGGGCCTTGGGGAGCGGCTCGCCCTTCTCTTCCTCGATCCGGCGTTCGATCGAGGACACGATCCGTTCGGCCTCTTCGTCCCTGCCGTGGATCAGCAGCCAGCGCGGGCTCTCCGGGACGTGGCGCCGTACGAGAAGGATCACCAGGGCGAGGACGGCGCCGAGGGCGAAGGTCAGCCGCCAGCCCACGTTCATCGCGAAGAGGTCGGTGTTCAGTGCGACGATCGACAGCAGCGAGCCGCCGACCGCGCCCAGCCAGAAGCTGCCGTTGATGATCAGGTCGACGCGGCCGCGGTACTCCGCGGGGATCAGTTCGTCGATCGCGGAGTTGATGGCCGCGTACTCGCCGCCGATACCGAAGCCGGTGAGGAAGCGGAAGGCGAAGAACCACCAGGAGTCGAAGGCGACGGACGTCAGCGCGGTCGCCGCGAGGTAGACCGCGAGCGTGATCATGAAGAGCTTCTTGCGGCCCCACTTGTCCGTCAGCCGACCCCAGAACAGGGCTCCCAGGCAGGCCCCGGCCACATACAGCGCGGCCGCGATTCCGGTGATCTCGCCCGAGGTGATCGGCAACCCGCTGCCGGGCTCGGAGAGGCGGCTCGCGATGTTGCCGACGACGGTGACCTCGAGTCCGTCGAGGATCCAGACCGTGCCGAGTCCGATGACGATCGTCCAATGCCAGCGCGACCATGGGAGGCGGTCGAGCCGGGCGGGGAGGTCGGTGGTCACGGTACGGCCGGTCTCGGCCTGCGCGGTGGTCATGGGCGGCTCCCTCCTCATCGAGCGAGAACCCGGGTCGGGTGCCCTGGACCAGTTGGGTTACGCCCCCAGCGCGCGCGACACCGTGTAGATCAACAACCCCGCCAGCGAACCGACCACCGTGCCGTTGATCCGGATGAACTGCAGGTCACGGCCGATGTTCGCCTCGATCTTCCGCGTCGTGTGCTCGGCGTCCCAGCTCGCCACCGTGTCCGTGATCAGGGAGGTGATCTCCCGGCGGTAGGTGGTGACGACGTACACGGCCGCGTCCTCCACCCACTTGTCGACCTTGCCCTGCACCTTCTCGTCGGCGGCCATCTGCGCGCCCAGGGACAGCAGGGAGGCCCGCACGCGCAGCCGCAGCTCGCTGCGCTCGTCCTCGGCGGCCGAGACGATCATGGATCGTACGGCGGTCCAGACGGAGGCGATCAGGTCCTGGACCTCGCCCCGGCCCAGCACCTCGCCCTTGAGCCGCTCGACCCGCGCGCGCGTGTCGGTGTCGGACTGCAGGTCGGAGGCGAAGTCGGTGAGGAAACGGTCGAGGGCGCCGCGCGCCGGGTGGGAGGGCATGTCGCGCATCTCCGCGCAGAAGCGCAGCAGCTCCTTGTAGACCCGCTCGCCGACCTTCTTGTCGACGAACCTCGGCGTCCAGCCGGGGGCGCCGCCCTGCACGGCGTCCATGACGGAGTCGCTGTGCAGCACCAGCCAGTCGTGCGCCCGGGTGACGACCAGGTCGACGGCCCGCCGGTGACCGCCGTCGGCGACGATCTTCTCCAGCGTCTTGCCGATGCCCGGCGCGACCTCCTGGGCGTTGGCGCGGCGGGTGATCGCCTCGCCGACCACGGCCTGGACGTCGGAGTCCCGCAGGACGGTCAAGGCGCCTCTGAGCGCGGCGGACAACTCGGCCGTCACCCGGTCGGCGTGTTCGGGTTCCGCGAGCCAGGCACCGAGCCGGCTGCCTATGCCGACGGCCCGCAGTCGCTGCCGTACGACGTCCTCGGAGAGGAAGTTCTCCCCGACGAACTCCCCCAGGGTCACACCCAGCTGGTCCTTCTTCGTGGGGATGATCGCGGTGTGCGGGATGGGGATGCCGAGGGGGTGGCGGAAGAGGGCGGTGACGGCGAACCAGTCGGCGAGCGCGCCGACCATGCCGGCCTCGGCGGCGGCCGCCACATAGCTGGCCCAGGTGCCGGCGCCCGCGTTCGACGCCCACTTCGCCAGGACGTACACCAGCGCCACGAACAGCAGCATCCCGGTCGCGGTGAGCTTCATCCGCCGTACGCCGCGCTGCTTCTCCATGTCGGCGGCGCTGAACGTCGTCATGGCGCGGTTCGTGAAGGCACCGGGGCGGGCATGCTGCCCTCCCGTGCCGATTGATCCCGTTTCCGTGCGTTCCATCCACTCCACCCGTTCGGTGATCCCTCACACATTGTCCCTTCCTGACCGACTCCCGGAACGGAACAAGAGTTCCCGGCGTCTGTCCGGTCGGGGGAACGCGGCGGGGTCCTGTCAGTTTCCCCCAGACCCATGGCTCACCATGGGTTCATCAGATCGGAGCCTCAGGCTCCCATCGCCCGAGGAGAACCGCACAGCATGACCCGGCGTCACGGTTACGCCCTGCTCGTCGCGATCGTCGCCGCGATCGTGGCGCTTTCCGCCATCATCTACATCGGGGTGGCAGCCGACCCCGGTACGAACGACCGGGCCACGCTGGCCGGCGGACGCCCCCCGCACAACTCCGCCGACCCCGCCTCCACCGGGGTCTGGGTCGGCTCCTGGTCCGCATCCCCGGTCGGCGCCGAACCCGGCACCGAGATCGTGGGCCTGGCGGACCGCTCGGTACGCAACGTCGTCCACGCGAGCATCGGCGGTACGAGTGCCCGCATCACGCTGTCCAATCTCTACGGCCAGTCCCCGCTGACCATCACGCACGCCTCGATCGCCGTCGCGGCCGGCACCGGCACCGCCCAGGCCGTCGCGGAGACCATGCGCAGGCTGACCTTCGGCGGCAACACCACGGTCGTCGTCCCGGCCGGGCAGCAGGTGCTCAGCGACGCCGTCCGCGTCACGATCCCCATGGGCAGCGACGTCCTGGTCACCACCTACTCCCCCACGCGCTCCGGCCCGGTCACCTACCACCCGCGCGCCCGCCAGATCTCGTACGCCGCCCAAGGCGACCTCACCGAGGACGTAACCGGGACCGCGTACACCGAGCGGGCCGAGTACTGGCGCTACCTGACCGCGCTGGACGTGCTGAGCGACGAGGCCGAGGGCACGATCGTCGCCTTCGGCGACTCGCTCACCGACGGCGTCGGCTCCACGGAGAACGCCAACAGCCGCTGGCCCGACCTGCTGTCCGAGCGGCTGCACAAGGCGATCGGGGCGGGCCGGGACCTGCCCCGCTACAGCGTCGTCAACCAGGGAATCGGCGGCAACCAGGTCCTCGCCGACGGCCTCGGCCTCCCCCACTCTCGGCTTCGCTCGAGCGGGGGGACCCCCATCGCCGAGAACCAGGCCGGCGTCAGCCGCTTCGCCCGGGACGTGCTCGGCCGGACGAACGTCAAGGTCGTCGTCATCGACCTCGGCATCAACGACATCCTCCGCAACCCGCGGCTGGCCGACCCCGACAGGATCCTCGACGGCCTGCGCACGATGGTCCGCCAGGCCCACGCCCACGGCATCAAGGTCATCGGCGCCACGCTGATGCCCTTCGGCGGCCACCGCGGCTACTCCGACGCCCGCGAGGCCGTACGGCAGGAGATCAACGCCGAGATCCGCTCGGGCAGGGTCTTCGACGACGTCGTCGACTTCGACAAGGCCGTCCGGGACGCCTACGACCCGCGCGAGTTCCGCTCCGACTACGACTCGGGCGACCACCTCCACCCGAGCGACAAGGGCTACGAGCGGATGGCGGCGGCGTTCGACCTGGACGACCTCAAGGGGGCGGCACCGGCGGAGCTGTAGGACTGCCGTCAGACTGCGGGCACCCGTCCCGCCCAGCTGCGGGCACCCGCCCGGCCCAGCTGCGGGCACGCTCCGCGCCAGCTGCGGGCATTCGTGCCTCCCCCAGTGCCCTAAGGGCCTGGGGGGACCCCCATGGGCGGGCACGGGTGGGCGCAGGCGGCACCCCGCAGCGCCGGGCCGCGCGACCCACCCCCGCCCAGCACCAACCCCGGTCAGCGCTCCCCGTCCCGGTACCGATCTCGCCGCTCCCGCCGCTCCCGCTTGCGTTCCCGCTGCCGCTCCCGCAGCTCCTCGTGGCGTTCCCGCCGGTCCTCGCGGCGGTCCCACGCAAGGTCCCGATGGCCTTCCAGCATCTTGCGATGAGCCTCATGCGTGTCGTCCCGGAGCGACTCCCGCACCTCCCGCATCGACGCCTTCCGGTCCAACTTCTCCTGCCGCCGCTCCGCCCGCGTCCGCTTGCGCTCGACCCCGACCCCACCCCAGAAGGCGAACCCCGTCACGACCACCCGCGGCGCCCCCGGATCCCCCAGCACACCATCCTCACGGTGATCAAAACCGCCCATGATCCCGATCCCGCGCACCACGACCTCGACACCGGGCGGCACGATCACCTGCACCCCACCCATGATCGCGACGCAGTTGATCTCGACCTCGCCGTCCGCGAAGTTCGCCTCGCGCAGATCGATCTCACCGCCGCCCCAGAAGGCGAAGCAGTTGAAACGCCGGGGCACCGTCCAACGCCCCCTGCGCTGAAACCCCGACATGACGGCCACGGCCCACGTCGACGACCCCTCGCCGCCGACGATCCGCCCCGCCCAACTCCCGCTCTGCGCGGGCTGCTTGGTCGTCGACACCGTGGGAACCGGAGCCCCGGCGGCCGGCAGATCACGCGTGATCGGCGTCAGCTCCCCGTAGGTACGCGCCTTGTACGTCGCGTCCAGCCGCTCCTCGAACTCCTCCATGTCGAGGCGCCCCTCCGCGAGGGCGTCCCGCAGGACCTCGGCGACTCGTTCACGATCGGCGTCGGAAGCGCGCAGCTCCGGGGCATCCTCGGTCATACAAGCAGCCTACGAGTTCCGGGCGACGGGCACTACGCGATCGACTGCCCGGCTCCCACGCAGTCGGCTTCGCGGTCGGCTATGCAGTCGGCTACGCGGTCGACCTCTCCGCATACATTTTCGCGATCACCGCCTCGATGTCCGGCTCCCGCACCGACAGGTCCACCAGCGGATACTCCGCCGCGATCCGCGCGACCAGCGGCGCCGCCGACTGAGACGCCGGGAAGGCCAGCCACTGCCGGGGCCCGTCCACCCGTACGACCCGCGCGGGCGGCGGCGCCTCGATCGGCGGCAGCTCGCGCTCCAGGTCCACCACCAGGGTCCGCTCGCTCTCCCCCGCCTCGTGCAGGCCGACGAGCGGGCCGTCGTACATCAGCCGCCCGTGGTCGATGACCATGACCCGCGAGCACAACTGCTCGATGTCCTGCAGGTCGTGCGTGGTCAGCAGCACAGTCGTGCCCTGCTCGGCGTTCAACTCCCGCAGGAACTCCCGCACCTTGGCCTTGGAGACGACGTCCAGGCCGATCGTCGGCTCGTCGAGGTAGAGCACCTCCGGGTCGTGCAGCAGGGCCGCCGCGATGTCGCCGCGCATCCGCTGGCCGAGCGAGAGCTGCCGTACCGCGACATCCAACAAGTCACCCAGTTCGAGGAGTTCGACGAGACGGTCGAGGTTCTCGCGGTAACGGGCGTCCGGGATGCGGTACATGCGGTGCATCAACCGGTAGGAGTCGATCAGCGGCAGGTCCCACCA
The nucleotide sequence above comes from Streptomyces sp. NL15-2K. Encoded proteins:
- a CDS encoding MFS transporter is translated as MTTAQAETGRTVTTDLPARLDRLPWSRWHWTIVIGLGTVWILDGLEVTVVGNIASRLSEPGSGLPITSGEITGIAAALYVAGACLGALFWGRLTDKWGRKKLFMITLAVYLAATALTSVAFDSWWFFAFRFLTGFGIGGEYAAINSAIDELIPAEYRGRVDLIINGSFWLGAVGGSLLSIVALNTDLFAMNVGWRLTFALGAVLALVILLVRRHVPESPRWLLIHGRDEEAERIVSSIERRIEEEKGEPLPKAQGEITIHQRRSVTFLEIGRTVFSRYRRRAILGFALFIGQAFLYNAITFGFGAILTTFFDVPSGDTGYYFAVIAVGNFCGPLLLGRLFDTVGRRVMISSTYLISGLLLFGTAWLFDQGALSAGTLTACWCAVLFFASAGASSAYLTVSEVFPMETRAMSIAFFYALGTAAGGISGPLLFADLTGTGKVGDTVLAFQIGAALMCLAGLVAAALAVRAERRSLEDIARPLTAAASSATASMARSGSGSGSGAESGRGPGSGTGSGSRPATA
- a CDS encoding DUF445 domain-containing protein, translated to MERTETGSIGTGGQHARPGAFTNRAMTTFSAADMEKQRGVRRMKLTATGMLLFVALVYVLAKWASNAGAGTWASYVAAAAEAGMVGALADWFAVTALFRHPLGIPIPHTAIIPTKKDQLGVTLGEFVGENFLSEDVVRQRLRAVGIGSRLGAWLAEPEHADRVTAELSAALRGALTVLRDSDVQAVVGEAITRRANAQEVAPGIGKTLEKIVADGGHRRAVDLVVTRAHDWLVLHSDSVMDAVQGGAPGWTPRFVDKKVGERVYKELLRFCAEMRDMPSHPARGALDRFLTDFASDLQSDTDTRARVERLKGEVLGRGEVQDLIASVWTAVRSMIVSAAEDERSELRLRVRASLLSLGAQMAADEKVQGKVDKWVEDAAVYVVTTYRREITSLITDTVASWDAEHTTRKIEANIGRDLQFIRINGTVVGSLAGLLIYTVSRALGA
- a CDS encoding SGNH/GDSL hydrolase family protein encodes the protein MTRRHGYALLVAIVAAIVALSAIIYIGVAADPGTNDRATLAGGRPPHNSADPASTGVWVGSWSASPVGAEPGTEIVGLADRSVRNVVHASIGGTSARITLSNLYGQSPLTITHASIAVAAGTGTAQAVAETMRRLTFGGNTTVVVPAGQQVLSDAVRVTIPMGSDVLVTTYSPTRSGPVTYHPRARQISYAAQGDLTEDVTGTAYTERAEYWRYLTALDVLSDEAEGTIVAFGDSLTDGVGSTENANSRWPDLLSERLHKAIGAGRDLPRYSVVNQGIGGNQVLADGLGLPHSRLRSSGGTPIAENQAGVSRFARDVLGRTNVKVVVIDLGINDILRNPRLADPDRILDGLRTMVRQAHAHGIKVIGATLMPFGGHRGYSDAREAVRQEINAEIRSGRVFDDVVDFDKAVRDAYDPREFRSDYDSGDHLHPSDKGYERMAAAFDLDDLKGAAPAEL
- a CDS encoding DUF1707 domain-containing protein; its protein translation is MTEDAPELRASDADRERVAEVLRDALAEGRLDMEEFEERLDATYKARTYGELTPITRDLPAAGAPVPTVSTTKQPAQSGSWAGRIVGGEGSSTWAVAVMSGFQRRGRWTVPRRFNCFAFWGGGEIDLREANFADGEVEINCVAIMGGVQVIVPPGVEVVVRGIGIMGGFDHREDGVLGDPGAPRVVVTGFAFWGGVGVERKRTRAERRQEKLDRKASMREVRESLRDDTHEAHRKMLEGHRDLAWDRREDRRERHEELRERQRERKRERRERRDRYRDGER
- a CDS encoding ATP-binding cassette domain-containing protein encodes the protein MVDARFIELDRVEKVFEVRKKAGFLKRERRQVRAVDSLSFSVPRGEMVGYIGPNGAGKSTTIKMLTGILTPSGGRLRVAGLDPSRERTRLAHRIGVVFGQRTTLWWDLPLIDSYRLMHRMYRIPDARYRENLDRLVELLELGDLLDVAVRQLSLGQRMRGDIAAALLHDPEVLYLDEPTIGLDVVSKAKVREFLRELNAEQGTTVLLTTHDLQDIEQLCSRVMVIDHGRLMYDGPLVGLHEAGESERTLVVDLERELPPIEAPPPARVVRVDGPRQWLAFPASQSAAPLVARIAAEYPLVDLSVREPDIEAVIAKMYAERSTA